A section of the Microbulbifer pacificus genome encodes:
- the rpsS gene encoding 30S ribosomal protein S19, which produces MPRSLKKGPFIDLHLIKKVEAAIESNDRRPIKTWSRRSMIMPEMVGLTIAVHNGRQHVPVLVNEEMVGHKLGEFAATRTYRGHAADKKAKKR; this is translated from the coding sequence GTGCCACGCTCATTAAAGAAAGGTCCCTTCATTGATCTGCATCTGATCAAGAAGGTGGAGGCGGCGATTGAATCCAATGATCGTCGACCGATTAAAACCTGGTCCCGCCGTTCCATGATTATGCCGGAAATGGTTGGACTGACGATTGCCGTGCACAACGGTCGTCAACACGTGCCTGTGCTGGTCAACGAAGAAATGGTTGGCCACAAGCTGGGCGAGTTTGCTGCTACCCGCACTTACCGTGGCCACGCCGCGGATAAGAAAGCGAAGAAGCGCTAA
- the rplB gene encoding 50S ribosomal protein L2 has translation MAIVKTKPTSAGRRHLVKIVNSELHKGAPYAPLVEKKSKTGGRNNNGRITTRHIGGGHKQHYRMVDFKRNKDGITATVERLEYDPNRSAHIALVCYADGERRYIIAPKGLQAGAKIQSGDAAPIAVGNTLPLRNIPVGSVIHGIELKPGKGAQLARSAGASVQLVARDGQYATVRLRSGEMRKVLTECRATLGEVSNSEHSLRKLGKAGAKRWRGVRPTVRGVAMNPVDHPHGGGEGRTSGGRHPVTPWGVPTKGKKTRKNKRTDNMIVRRRGK, from the coding sequence ATGGCTATTGTAAAAACAAAACCGACCTCAGCCGGCCGTCGTCACCTGGTCAAGATCGTCAACTCTGAGCTGCACAAGGGCGCGCCCTATGCACCGCTGGTAGAGAAGAAGTCCAAGACTGGTGGTCGTAACAACAACGGTCGCATTACCACTCGTCATATCGGTGGTGGTCACAAGCAACACTACCGCATGGTGGATTTCAAGCGTAACAAAGATGGCATTACTGCCACTGTTGAGCGCCTGGAATACGACCCGAACCGCAGCGCACACATCGCTCTGGTGTGCTACGCCGACGGCGAGCGTCGTTACATCATTGCACCGAAAGGCCTGCAGGCCGGTGCAAAAATCCAGTCTGGTGACGCTGCGCCGATCGCTGTGGGTAACACCCTGCCGCTGCGCAACATCCCGGTTGGTTCCGTAATTCACGGTATCGAGCTGAAGCCTGGTAAAGGCGCTCAGCTGGCCCGCTCTGCCGGTGCCTCTGTTCAGCTGGTTGCCCGTGATGGTCAGTACGCGACTGTACGTCTGCGTTCTGGCGAAATGCGTAAGGTTCTGACCGAGTGCCGCGCCACCCTGGGTGAAGTGAGCAACTCCGAGCACAGCCTGCGCAAGCTGGGTAAAGCCGGTGCAAAACGCTGGCGCGGTGTTCGCCCGACCGTTCGCGGTGTGGCGATGAACCCGGTAGACCACCCGCATGGTGGTGGTGAGGGTCGTACCTCCGGTGGTCGTCACCCAGTGACGCCATGGGGTGTTCCGACCAAGGGTAAGAAAACGCGTAAGAACAAGCGCACCGACAACATGATTGTACGTCGTCGCGGCAAATAA
- the rplW gene encoding 50S ribosomal protein L23 yields the protein MIQERLYKVLLGPVISEKAAVLADSANQVVFKVTTDASKADIKAAVEKLFNVSVEQVRTVNVKGKTKRTRYGVGQRNDWKKAYVRLAEGSDINFEAAE from the coding sequence ATGATCCAAGAGCGACTCTACAAAGTACTGCTGGGCCCGGTAATTTCCGAGAAGGCTGCTGTGCTGGCGGATTCCGCCAACCAGGTAGTTTTCAAAGTTACCACCGACGCTTCCAAAGCCGATATCAAGGCCGCGGTCGAAAAACTGTTCAATGTTTCTGTTGAGCAGGTTCGCACCGTGAACGTAAAAGGCAAAACCAAGCGCACTCGCTACGGCGTTGGTCAGCGCAACGATTGGAAAAAAGCCTACGTTCGTCTGGCCGAAGGCAGCGACATCAACTTCGAAGCTGCTGAGTAA